The following are from one region of the Rosistilla carotiformis genome:
- the tuf gene encoding elongation factor Tu yields the protein MAKETFERTKPHVNVGTIGHIDHGKTTTTGAILAVQAAKGLAKAKGYSDIAKGGTVRDSTKTVTIAVAHVEYETANRHYAHIDCPGHADFVKNMITGAAQMDGAILVVSAADGPMPQTKEHVLLARQVGVPYIVVFLNKIDLVDDPELLELVELEVRELLSKYDFPGDDVPVIQGSSLPAYNNPADPDASKCISDLMDALDQYVPEPAREEDRPFLMAIEDVFSIEGRGTVATGRIERGVINVGEEVEIVGFHEATKKTICTGVEMFRKQMDKGIAGDNVGCLLRGVKREEIERGQVLAKPGSITPHTKFEAEVYCLSKDEGGRHTPFFSGYRPQFYFRTTDVTGTANLVGAEMCMPGDNVKVEVELHKPIAMDDGVRFAIREGGRTVGSGVVTKILA from the coding sequence ATGGCCAAGGAGACTTTTGAGCGCACAAAGCCTCACGTGAACGTGGGTACGATCGGACACATTGACCATGGCAAAACCACGACCACGGGTGCAATCCTTGCAGTTCAAGCTGCGAAGGGTTTGGCGAAAGCCAAGGGGTACTCGGATATCGCCAAGGGTGGTACCGTTCGTGACTCGACCAAAACGGTAACGATCGCCGTAGCTCACGTTGAGTACGAGACCGCTAATCGTCACTACGCCCACATCGACTGCCCGGGCCACGCTGACTTCGTTAAGAACATGATCACCGGTGCGGCTCAGATGGACGGAGCGATCTTGGTCGTTTCGGCTGCTGACGGCCCAATGCCTCAAACCAAAGAGCACGTTCTGTTGGCTCGCCAGGTAGGCGTTCCATACATCGTGGTCTTCTTGAACAAGATCGACTTGGTCGACGATCCCGAATTGTTGGAATTGGTCGAATTGGAAGTTCGCGAACTGCTTAGCAAGTACGACTTCCCAGGCGATGACGTTCCTGTGATCCAAGGTAGCTCGCTGCCTGCTTACAACAATCCTGCAGATCCCGATGCGTCGAAGTGCATCAGCGACCTGATGGACGCATTGGATCAATACGTTCCCGAACCAGCTCGTGAAGAAGATCGTCCATTCCTGATGGCGATCGAAGACGTCTTCTCGATCGAAGGTCGTGGTACCGTTGCTACCGGGCGTATCGAACGCGGCGTGATCAACGTTGGTGAAGAAGTCGAAATCGTTGGTTTCCACGAAGCCACCAAGAAGACGATCTGCACCGGTGTCGAAATGTTCCGCAAGCAAATGGACAAGGGTATCGCTGGCGATAACGTCGGTTGCCTGTTGCGTGGCGTGAAGCGTGAAGAAATCGAACGTGGACAAGTTCTCGCCAAGCCTGGCAGCATCACTCCGCACACCAAGTTCGAAGCAGAAGTTTACTGCTTGAGCAAAGACGAAGGTGGACGTCACACTCCATTCTTCAGCGGCTACCGTCCTCAGTTCTACTTCCGTACCACCGATGTTACCGGAACTGCAAACCTGGTTGGCGCCGAAATGTGCATGCCTGGCGATAACGTTAAGGTCGAAGTTGAATTGCACAAGCCAATCGCGATGGACGACGGTGTTCGTTTCGCGATTCGCGAAGGTGGGCGTACCGTTGGTTCGGGCGTTGTCACCAAGATCCTTGCCTAA
- a CDS encoding carbonic anhydrase: MQKLIEGIHQFQRESFVPLQGLFEQLAKGQSPETLFITCSDSRIDPTLLTRTQPGDLFILRNAGNIVPPHGAGGGEAATIEFAVAGLNVKDIIVCGHSHCGAMKGLLDPEQVVEMPAVADWLSNADATRRIMKENYSELEGDRLLSATVEENVLVQLENLRTLPAVAARLARGDLHLHGWVYKIETGQVFAYDIESSQFLKLTDCSPSMEATAQQRKTNVI, translated from the coding sequence GTGCAGAAGTTAATCGAAGGAATCCATCAATTTCAGCGTGAGAGCTTCGTTCCGCTGCAGGGACTGTTTGAACAACTGGCCAAAGGACAGTCCCCCGAGACCTTATTCATCACCTGTTCCGATTCGCGGATCGATCCGACGCTATTGACCCGCACTCAGCCAGGCGATCTGTTCATCCTGCGAAACGCAGGGAACATCGTGCCGCCCCACGGGGCCGGTGGAGGTGAAGCGGCAACGATCGAATTCGCAGTCGCGGGCCTGAACGTGAAGGACATCATCGTCTGCGGCCACTCCCACTGCGGTGCGATGAAGGGGCTGCTCGATCCGGAACAAGTTGTCGAAATGCCTGCCGTCGCCGATTGGCTGTCGAATGCCGACGCCACGCGGCGGATCATGAAAGAGAACTACAGCGAACTCGAAGGAGATCGGTTGTTAAGTGCGACGGTCGAGGAGAACGTTCTCGTTCAGCTCGAAAACCTCCGCACCCTACCGGCAGTCGCAGCTCGACTTGCCAGAGGCGATCTGCATTTGCATGGGTGGGTCTACAAAATCGAAACAGGCCAGGTGTTCGCTTACGATATTGAAAGTTCGCAATTCCTGAAGCTGACCGATTGCAGTCCATCGATGGAGGCGACGGCGCAGCAGCGGAAAACGAACGTGATCTGA
- the secE gene encoding preprotein translocase subunit SecE has protein sequence MSTEVAGNSTTPLLPELFKGQVYKRNQGRLVRQMTCLAFWVIVALGCKSLHDTLKGFFSEESAMLELAIPGIAALLGFWISFRLVNWPRFADFLIAVEAEMNKVSWPSKAELIRASIVVIFTIFFLAMSLFTFDIIWRAIFEFIGVAA, from the coding sequence ATGTCCACGGAAGTAGCCGGAAATTCAACCACCCCCTTGTTGCCTGAACTGTTCAAAGGGCAGGTTTACAAGCGAAATCAGGGGCGACTGGTACGACAGATGACCTGTCTGGCATTCTGGGTGATCGTCGCCTTGGGGTGCAAGAGTCTGCACGATACGTTGAAAGGTTTTTTCAGCGAAGAATCGGCGATGTTAGAACTGGCGATCCCGGGCATTGCTGCATTGCTTGGCTTTTGGATCTCCTTCCGGTTGGTGAATTGGCCGCGTTTTGCGGACTTTCTGATCGCCGTCGAAGCGGAGATGAACAAGGTCTCTTGGCCTAGCAAGGCCGAACTGATTCGGGCTTCGATCGTCGTGATCTTCACGATTTTTTTCCTTGCGATGTCGCTGTTTACTTTCGACATCATTTGGCGGGCAATTTTTGAGTTTATCG